The genomic interval GAGGCTGGTCATGCGCTCGTTGCAAGGCTGATGCCGAAATCGGACCCCGTGCACAAAGTCACCATTATCCCGAGAGGTATGGCGCTCGGCTTGACTTCCTATCTGCCGGTCGACGAGAAGCATACATATTCAAAAGAGTTTCTCGAAGGCAAGCTTGTGCACATTCTCGGAGGCCGTGCGGCTGAGAAGCTAATATTTGGTCAACTTACAACCGGCGCCGGGAACGATATAGAGCAGGCGACCGGGCTCGCGAGGAAGATGGTTTGCGAATGGGGAATGTCAGACAAACTCGGCCCCCAGACGTTCGGCAAGAAGAAAGAAGAGATATTCCTTGGGCGTGAAATATCGCAGCATCGCGATTACTCCGAAACAACTGCGCAATTGATAGATACCGAAGTCAGAAGAATTATTGAAACCGCGCAGGAGAAGGCGATAGATCTCCTGGAGAAAAACCTCGACCTGCTCAAGAAGGTAGCCGAGACCCTTCTCGAACGCGAAACCCTTGACGGCGACGAACTCGACCAGATCATTCGCGGCGAAACACTCGAAGAATTACCGTCGTCCGTGCCGGAAAAATAGCGATAGAATAATCTCGGCCTGTCTCAGAGACATGCAAAGAAACCAGCCTCCCTCACCGATCAAGATCGGTTCTGCTGTATTTGATTTCACGCGCACGTATGTAATCGGCATCCTCAATGTCACCCCCGATTCATTCTCAGATGGCGGTCGGTTTCTTGATTTAGACCAAGCCGTTCAGCATGCCCTCAAGATGGCATCCGAAGGCGCAGATATTATCGACATCGGCGGCGAATCGACACGCCCCGGCGCGCAGCCGCTCAGCCTCGATGCTGAGCTGGCGCGAGTTCTGCCATTAATCAAAGAGATTCGACGGCAATCAGATATCCCAATCTCAATCGATACGTACAAATCCGCAGTCGCAGGAGCATCGATAGAGGCGGGCGCGAATCTGATAAACGACATATCGGGCTTGAGATTCGACATCGCGATGGCATCGACCGCGGCACATCTCGGCGTACCGGTGATAGCAATGCACATCAAAGGGGAACCTCGCTCGATGCAGACCAACCCGACATATGATGATCTTATCGCTAAAATCAAGGCATATCTGTCAGAGTCGATTTCGATAGCCGAAAATGCAGGAATCAAACGAGAGAACATTATTATTGATCCCGGCATCGGATTCGGGAAGACATTCGCACACAATTTCTCGATACTGCGTCATCTCTGTGAGTTTGCCGAACTGGGACAGCCAATAATGGTAGGAGCATCGCGCAAGAGATTTCTCGGCTCACTATCGGGCACCGACCCCGACGATCGCCTTGAAGAGTCACTCGCCGCAGCAATAATCGCGGCAGCCAACGGCGCTCATTTCGTCAGAGTCCACGACGTATCGCAGACCGTCCGCGCCCTCCGCGTCTGGGATGCGGTGAAGGGTTCCGAGTAGGAGAGTACTGCCCGAGGCCAGCCGCCAGGAGCCATCGGGCACTTACTATCGTACGCGCAACTGAGCCGCATATCACAGGTGACAAGGCAGGCGACCGATTCTAAATGCTTGCGGTCGCAGTTCAAACTCGTTATTATAATTAGTTGCAGGAAGGGATATATGGAACTGTTTCATTACGAGTTTCTTAAGTTCACGCTGCTCGATCTGATTGATGTCGCGCTGGTCAGCTATATCATTTACAAAATTCTCATGCTGATCCGCGGAACACGGTCCGCCAATATCGTCACCGGCCTGACATTCATACTCCTCATGGCCTTCCTCTCCTACTGGTTCCAGCTTGAAGGTCTTAAGTGGCTGTTCCGCAATCTCGCGACGGTCGGCTTCATAGTTCTCGTAATCATATTCCAGCCCGAAATCAGAGGCGCACTCGCTCAGATCGGCCATTCACGATTCTTCAAGCATCTATTCAGGTATGAGACCCACAAAGCACTCGATGAACTCGTGAAGGGAGTCATCAGACTCTCCGAATTGCGATATGGCGCACTGATCGTGATCCAGAGGGCGGTCGGCCTGAGAAATATTATCGAAACGGGCAGAAACCTCAACGCCAAACTCTCTGCCGATCTTCTGACGACAGTCTTCACGCCATATACCCCCCTGCATGATGGTGCGGTAGTCGTCAGCAACGACGATATCGTCGCAGCGGCGTGTGTGCTGCCACTTACTCAAAACCCGCGATTCGATCAGCTTTTCGGGATGAGGCACAGAGCGGCGGTCGGCATCACAGAAGAGTCGGATGCGCTCTGTCTGGTGGTATCGGAGGAGACCGGAGCGGTGTCGTGCGCGTTCGGGGGTGTCCTCAAAAGAGACCTGGAGAAGCTTAACCTCAAGGAAACTCTCCTTAGCATGCTCAATGGCAAATAGATAGACTGATGTTTGTAGACCTGGTCGAAATCGAAGTTCAGGCCGGAGACGGTGGCAACGGGGTAGTCTCCTTTCACAGGGAGAAGTATATCTCCAAAGGCGGCCCGGATGGCGGCGATGGCGGCAAGGGCGGTGATGTCATCCTTGAGGTCGACGATAACCTGATGACGTTGATGGATCTCAAGTATCGCAAGAAATATGCTGCTGAGAAGGGGGACGATGGTCAGGGAGGCCAGAGATCCGGCAAGGGCGGCGATGACATAGTCATCAGAATTCCTCCCGGAACGGCCGTTTACGATGCATCGGCCGGGGATGATCTCCTGGTTGATTTGACGCAGCCAGGCGAGAGATTTGTTACGGCCAAGGGTGGTCGAGGTGGTTTGGGCAATGTCCATTTCAAGTCTTCGACTAACCAGTCGCCAAGGAAAGCAACACCGGGCAAATTGGGTGAGAAGCGCAAGCTGGTAATCGAGCTGCGACTGATCGCGGATGTCGGCCTGGTCGGGTATCCGAATGCGGGCAAATCGACTATGCTTGCGGCAGTCTCCGACGCGAAGCCGAAAATCGCGAGCTATCCATTTACAACTTTGACACCAAATATCGGCATCGTATACCTCGACAATTACAGACATTTCCGGATGGCAGACATTCCGGGTATTATCGAAGGCGCCAGCCATGGGAAGGGACTTGGGCTCTCATTTCTGAGGCACATTATGCGTACCAGAGTCCTGCTGTTTGTGCTGGATGGCTCCGAGGAGGACCCGGCGAAAACCCTGTCGCTTCTCCGCAAAGAGCTCGCCGATTTTGATTGGCGTCTGAACGAAAAACCGTACATTATCGCTCTGAACAAGATCGACTTGATTGACGAAGTCCATTCAGCAGCACTTCGGGAGTCTTTCGGTCCCGATTGCTTTGAAACCAGCGGAGTCACAAAATCAGGTATCGAAGTATTGAAGATAGCGCTTTCACAGAAACTGACTCTACATGAATGACTCGCACGATCGAAATCTATACTGGATAGCACTCGGCAGAGTCCAGCAGGTCGGACCGGTGCTGATCAAGCGGCTGCTGCAGACATTCAAAACGCCGGAAGCAATATTCTCTGCCAGCAGACAGCAACTTGTGCAAGTTCAGGATATCGGCTCCAAGACTGCCGATTCAATCCTTCAAGGCCCTGATATCGAATTTGCGAAGCGTCAGTTGGAGGCAATCGGGAAAAGACGGGTCAGACTTGTTACCTATGATTCCGATGAGTATCCGGTCAGACTGAAACAGATATACGATCCCCCTCACATTTTGTATGTAATGGGGGAATTGCGCGCCGAGGATAGTCGCGCAGTTGCTGTCATTGGATCGCGTCACGCGACGCATTATGGGAAATCCATGGCAGAGACGGTTTCGGGACAGTTGGCAGCCGCAGGTGTGACTGTGGTCTCCGGCCTGGCGCGCGGTATCGACTCAACAGCACATAGAGCCGCAATTTCCGCAGGCGGCAGAACGATCGCTGTTCTCGGATGCGGCCTTGATATTATCTATCCCCCCGAGAATGCCTCGCTATATGAAGATATTTCACAGCACGGGGCTGTCATCTCGGAACTCCCATGTGAAACTCCGCCCGACGGGCCGAATTTCCCGAGAAGAAACCGTATAATCTCCGGCCTCTCCCTCGGTGTCGTGGTTGTGGAGGCTGGGAGGAAATCGGGCGCATTGCTGACGGCTGAACATGCTCTGGAACAGAACCGAGAGGTCTTTGCCGTTCCGGGCAATATCACCTCGATGACCAGCTCCGGCACGAACGCCTTGATAAAGCAAGGTGCACGACTGGTGACATCGGCTGAGGATGTCCTCTCCGAATTGAAGTTCATATTGCCCGATGGGAAACCGTCTCCTCCACATAAGGCGATCGACCTGGACCCGGAACAGAGCCGCTTGTTCGACCTGATCGAGGATGACCCTGTGCACATAGATATTCTCGCACGCCGTTCGGGAGTAGGAGTCCCCCGTCTTCTCGGAATGTTGCTCGAGATGGAATTGAAGGGCGCAGTAACACAGGTCGCCGGGAAAAAGTTTGTCAAATCTACAGAGCAACTGTATAATAGGTAATTGGTTTGATTGAAAAAGAGATCACGGTGATCAACAGACTCGGCTTGCATGCAAGGCCTTCGGCGAAGCTCGTTCAGACGGCGTCCCGGTTCAAATCGGATGTGTCGATTATCAGGGACGATCTGACTGTGAATGGAAAGAGCATATTGGGTGTGATGATGCTTGCGGCTGAGATGGGAGCGGTCCTCACGTTTCGGATCGACGGACCGGATGAACAGGAGACGTTAGCTGCAATTGAGAAAGTTTTCACCGACAGGTTTGGAGAGAAGTGATTTGGTCGAATCCGCAGATTCCATCACCTTACGGGGCATAGCAGCTTCAACTGGGCTTGCCTGCGGGCTTTCATTCATACACTACGAGAAGCCCGGCAGAGTCAAGAAAGAGAAGATCGACAGCAGCAAGGTCAATCTCGAGATAAAGCGACTTGAGAAGGCGATATCCAAGAGCAGGACTGAGATCATTGCGCTCAGAAAAGAGGCACTCAGCTCTGTCGGACGAGATTTGTCGCAGGTGCTTGATGCCCAGTTGATGATTCTTGAAGACAGCCATTTCATGGACAAAGTCAAGCAGACGGTGATAGCCAGGCTGCAGAATGTTGAATATGTCTACCAGCAGGAAGTTAACAAGACGATTCGCGCTCTGGACAAGTCAAAAGACGTTTACATTCGCGAGATGATATCTGACATCAATGCCGTCACGGCCCGCTTACTGCACAATCTATCAGGAATAGAAGACATCAAGCAGAGAAGATACAGCGCACCTGTGATCGCATTTGCACCTTTCTTTACGCCCGCAGAAATCATGAACATGCGGAAGTCGAACGTCGTCGGCTTCGTAGCCGAGTCAGGCGGTCCGACCTCGCACATGGCACTATTCGCCGGAGCGCTCGCTATTCCGGCTGTTGTAGGGGTCGAAGGATGTCTCGTCAAAGTCAAAGCCCGTCAGAAGGTATGTCTCGACGGTGGCAAGGGGTCCGTAATCATCTCTCCCTCCATCAATGAGTGGAGATCGTTCAAGAAGAGAATCGATTCACTCAAACGCCAGGAGAAGAAGCGATTTGTTGCATTGGGAGATATCCCATCAGAGACCAGAGATGGTCGAAAGGTCCAGGTCACTGCAAACCTCGAAATTCCGACCGAATATGATGCTCAGTTGTCGGGCGAGAACGTAGGAGTAGGCTTATATCGTACGGAATTTCTCTATCTGAGTTCGACCAAGTTCCCTGATGAAGAGCAACAGTTTGAGACATACAAGAAGATCGCGCAGCAATTCAGCCCGCAACCGGTGACTTTGAGAACATTCGATCTTGGCGGGGATAAATTCACAGAGCACTTCGAAGATGATGGAGAGGCTAATCCAGCTCTGGGCTGGAGAGCGATAAGGTTTTCGCTCGATGTGCCTCGGATTTTCCGCACGCAACTCAGGGCGATGTTGCGAGCATCTGCATTCGGGAACATAAGGATTATGTTTCCGATGATATCCAGCGTCGAGCAGATTGTGCGCGCCAAGAGGATTCTTGCCAGCGCGAAGATCGAGCTTGCGAGGCATAAAGTCCCGTTTGATAACAAGGTTCCGGTCGGTATCATGATCGAGATTCCATCGGCGGTGATCATGGCACATCGACTTGCGCTGGAGGTAGATTTCTTCTCGATCGGCACCAACGATCTCACGCAGTATACTCTTGCCGTCGACCGAGGCAATTCGAAAGTCGCTAAGTGGTACCGTGAGCACCACCCCGCTGTCCTGAGGCTCATCGACGAAGCGGTCAGAGCCGGGCACGAGTGCAACATACCGGTCGCGCTCTGCGGCGAGATTGCCGGTGACCCGAAAGCCACGCGGATGCTTGTCGGATTTGGAATCGATGCGCTGTCTACCAACCCGGGGTCTATTCGGGCGGTCAAAGACATAATTTCGCAGATCGACTACAAGGATGCTCAGGCGTTCTCTCGCAGGATTCTGTCACTGCAAGGCGCGGGAGATGTCGAGAAGATGCTGAGTGATGATTACCGCAGTATCTGCAGAAAGAAGTAAACGCGAACGAAGAGGTCAGTTCAATGGATTCTGAATATTATATGACAAGGATGGCCGAGTTTGATCCCGACGGCATGTATGGAGACATTGCAAGCTTCCCGGACCATCTTGAGGAGGGGATGCGGATAGCATCTCAGGCAAGTCTTCCGGAGATACCGGTCAATTCGATCGATCACATAATCGTATGCGGAATGGGCGGCTCAGCGATCGGTGCTGATCTCGTGAGGAGCTACCTCGCTGACAGACTCGGAATCCCAATGTCAATCTGCAGGCACTACCGGCTTCCGGGATATGCCGGCAAAAGCACGCTTGTCATCGGTTCAAGCTACTCTGGAAATACAGAGGAGACACTTTCGTCCATCGCCGATGCCGAGCGCGTCGGTGCACAGACGATCTGTATCACAACCGGGGGAAAACTGGAGAAGATGGCGGCGAAGAATGACTGGGCATGTGTCAAGATTCCACCGGGCATGATGCCGCGTGCAGCGCTGGCCTATTCGTTTGTGCCGCTGTTGGTGTTGATGTCGCGACTCGGTTTCGCACCCGGCTGCGATAATGATCTTCAGGAAGCTACCGGAACCGCGCGATCGAGGGTGAAGGAGCTGTCGATTGATAATGACAAGAACGAGGCAATGAAACTGGCTGAAATGATTCGAGGCAGGATTCCGATTATCTATGCTGGCCAGGATCATATAGATGCTGTTGCAGTGCGATTTAAGGGTCAGATCTGCGAAAATTCCAAGCAACTTGCCTTTACAAACGTGTATCCGGAATTCAATCACAACGAACTGGTCGGATGGAGCATTTTTGAGCCTTTTGTCGACAAGCTGATCGTCATCACTTTGCGCGATATTGACGACCACAAGAGAGTCTCCGCAAGGATGAAAATCGTTGGAGAAATATTCTCGAGCAATGACATACCAGCGGTGGAAATTGCCAGCGATGGAGACAGCCTGCTTTCGAGAATGATGTCCCTGATACAGTTCGGGGATTTCACCAGTTTCTT from Candidatus Zixiibacteriota bacterium carries:
- the obgE gene encoding GTPase ObgE — translated: MMFVDLVEIEVQAGDGGNGVVSFHREKYISKGGPDGGDGGKGGDVILEVDDNLMTLMDLKYRKKYAAEKGDDGQGGQRSGKGGDDIVIRIPPGTAVYDASAGDDLLVDLTQPGERFVTAKGGRGGLGNVHFKSSTNQSPRKATPGKLGEKRKLVIELRLIADVGLVGYPNAGKSTMLAAVSDAKPKIASYPFTTLTPNIGIVYLDNYRHFRMADIPGIIEGASHGKGLGLSFLRHIMRTRVLLFVLDGSEEDPAKTLSLLRKELADFDWRLNEKPYIIALNKIDLIDEVHSAALRESFGPDCFETSGVTKSGIEVLKIALSQKLTLHE
- the ptsP gene encoding phosphoenolpyruvate--protein phosphotransferase codes for the protein MRKFSPTGLERSDLVESADSITLRGIAASTGLACGLSFIHYEKPGRVKKEKIDSSKVNLEIKRLEKAISKSRTEIIALRKEALSSVGRDLSQVLDAQLMILEDSHFMDKVKQTVIARLQNVEYVYQQEVNKTIRALDKSKDVYIREMISDINAVTARLLHNLSGIEDIKQRRYSAPVIAFAPFFTPAEIMNMRKSNVVGFVAESGGPTSHMALFAGALAIPAVVGVEGCLVKVKARQKVCLDGGKGSVIISPSINEWRSFKKRIDSLKRQEKKRFVALGDIPSETRDGRKVQVTANLEIPTEYDAQLSGENVGVGLYRTEFLYLSSTKFPDEEQQFETYKKIAQQFSPQPVTLRTFDLGGDKFTEHFEDDGEANPALGWRAIRFSLDVPRIFRTQLRAMLRASAFGNIRIMFPMISSVEQIVRAKRILASAKIELARHKVPFDNKVPVGIMIEIPSAVIMAHRLALEVDFFSIGTNDLTQYTLAVDRGNSKVAKWYREHHPAVLRLIDEAVRAGHECNIPVALCGEIAGDPKATRMLVGFGIDALSTNPGSIRAVKDIISQIDYKDAQAFSRRILSLQGAGDVEKMLSDDYRSICRKK
- the folP gene encoding dihydropteroate synthase yields the protein MQRNQPPSPIKIGSAVFDFTRTYVIGILNVTPDSFSDGGRFLDLDQAVQHALKMASEGADIIDIGGESTRPGAQPLSLDAELARVLPLIKEIRRQSDIPISIDTYKSAVAGASIEAGANLINDISGLRFDIAMASTAAHLGVPVIAMHIKGEPRSMQTNPTYDDLIAKIKAYLSESISIAENAGIKRENIIIDPGIGFGKTFAHNFSILRHLCEFAELGQPIMVGASRKRFLGSLSGTDPDDRLEESLAAAIIAAANGAHFVRVHDVSQTVRALRVWDAVKGSE
- the cdaA gene encoding diadenylate cyclase CdaA, encoding MELFHYEFLKFTLLDLIDVALVSYIIYKILMLIRGTRSANIVTGLTFILLMAFLSYWFQLEGLKWLFRNLATVGFIVLVIIFQPEIRGALAQIGHSRFFKHLFRYETHKALDELVKGVIRLSELRYGALIVIQRAVGLRNIIETGRNLNAKLSADLLTTVFTPYTPLHDGAVVVSNDDIVAAACVLPLTQNPRFDQLFGMRHRAAVGITEESDALCLVVSEETGAVSCAFGGVLKRDLEKLNLKETLLSMLNGK
- the dprA gene encoding DNA-processing protein DprA, whose product is MNDSHDRNLYWIALGRVQQVGPVLIKRLLQTFKTPEAIFSASRQQLVQVQDIGSKTADSILQGPDIEFAKRQLEAIGKRRVRLVTYDSDEYPVRLKQIYDPPHILYVMGELRAEDSRAVAVIGSRHATHYGKSMAETVSGQLAAAGVTVVSGLARGIDSTAHRAAISAGGRTIAVLGCGLDIIYPPENASLYEDISQHGAVISELPCETPPDGPNFPRRNRIISGLSLGVVVVEAGRKSGALLTAEHALEQNREVFAVPGNITSMTSSGTNALIKQGARLVTSAEDVLSELKFILPDGKPSPPHKAIDLDPEQSRLFDLIEDDPVHIDILARRSGVGVPRLLGMLLEMELKGAVTQVAGKKFVKSTEQLYNR
- a CDS encoding bifunctional phosphoglucose/phosphomannose isomerase, which gives rise to MDSEYYMTRMAEFDPDGMYGDIASFPDHLEEGMRIASQASLPEIPVNSIDHIIVCGMGGSAIGADLVRSYLADRLGIPMSICRHYRLPGYAGKSTLVIGSSYSGNTEETLSSIADAERVGAQTICITTGGKLEKMAAKNDWACVKIPPGMMPRAALAYSFVPLLVLMSRLGFAPGCDNDLQEATGTARSRVKELSIDNDKNEAMKLAEMIRGRIPIIYAGQDHIDAVAVRFKGQICENSKQLAFTNVYPEFNHNELVGWSIFEPFVDKLIVITLRDIDDHKRVSARMKIVGEIFSSNDIPAVEIASDGDSLLSRMMSLIQFGDFTSFFLAMLNRTDPSPVHVIDHLKSELDKI
- a CDS encoding HPr family phosphocarrier protein, encoding MIEKEITVINRLGLHARPSAKLVQTASRFKSDVSIIRDDLTVNGKSILGVMMLAAEMGAVLTFRIDGPDEQETLAAIEKVFTDRFGEK
- a CDS encoding cell division protein FtsH; the protein is EAGHALVARLMPKSDPVHKVTIIPRGMALGLTSYLPVDEKHTYSKEFLEGKLVHILGGRAAEKLIFGQLTTGAGNDIEQATGLARKMVCEWGMSDKLGPQTFGKKKEEIFLGREISQHRDYSETTAQLIDTEVRRIIETAQEKAIDLLEKNLDLLKKVAETLLERETLDGDELDQIIRGETLEELPSSVPEK